A single genomic interval of Kwoniella newhampshirensis strain CBS 13917 chromosome 12, whole genome shotgun sequence harbors:
- a CDS encoding thioredoxin: MAPNITEIGSTAEFDGIVRSLPPAQLLVIDFHAVWCGPCHAIAPVLEQLSNSYKHVKFVKIDVDKQQQLAQRFRITAMPTFKFLKGGREIDELKGASPPQLNQLISRHAGPVPPASAPVSSSASSSAKPAAAPADTTESLLKHVVSQGLNCLNESTSHPLSSIVGPNPGPRGTSYLESDVDPELLISIPFQDTVKIRSISIFSAISPSQAPKTIKLFINTPNIDFGDTDSLTPAQELELTPEQVKRDKIDLRFVRFQSVRSLHILVKDNQEDEETTRIDSIDIFGTSGDKTAEKPAQQETGGGSMLEKLMAGRK; the protein is encoded by the exons ATGGCACCCAACATCACGGAGATCGGCTCGACTGCAG AGTTCGACGGTATCGTCAGATCCTTGCCGCCCGCTCAACTACTCGTCATAG ATTTCCATGCG GTGTGGTGTGGACCTTGTCATGCTATTGCGCCTGTTCTGGAGCAGTTGTCCAACTCG TACAAGCATGTCAAGTTTGTG AAAATCGACGTGGACAAGCAACAGCAGCTGGCACAGCGATTTCGTATCACCGCGATGCCTACTTTCAAATTCCTCAAAGGTGGTCGTGAGATTGACGAG CTGAAAGGAGCGTCCCCTCCTCAACTCAACCAGCTGATCTCTCGCCACGCCGGTCCTGTCCCGCCCGCTTCTGCTCCTGTatcatcttccgcttcgtccAGCGCTAAACCCGCTGCGGCGCCGGCCGATACCACTGAATCTCTACTGAAACACGTCGTTTCTCAAGGACTCAACTGTCTCAACGAATCTACTTCGCACCCGCTTTCGTCGATCGTTGGACCGAATCCTGGGCCTCGAGGGACATCGTATCTCGAATCTGATGTTGACCCCGAGTTGCTCATCTCGATCCCGTTCCAAGATACAGTCAAGATCCGCTCCatttccatcttctctgccATCTCACCCAGTCAAGCTCCCAAGACCATCAAACTGTTCATCAATACTCCCAATATCGATTTCGGCGATACGGACAGTCTCACCCCCGCTCAGGAGCTGGAACTGACGCCGGAACAGGTCAAGAGAGATAAGATCGATCTGAGATTCGTGAGATTCCAGAGTGTCAGGAGCCTGCATATTTTGGTGAAAGACAATcaggaggacgaggagactACGAGGATTGACTCGATTGATATATTCGGAACAA GCGGCGACAAAACGGCAGAGAAGCCGGCTCAGCAGGAGACTGGAGGAGGTAGTATGCTCGAGAAGCTCATGGCTGGGCGCAAGTAG